The stretch of DNA TCTGAAATGGGCTTGTTGACACTTACTTGCCACTGCAGGGATATGGTAAGAAAGGTGTTGGGTTAATTTACTCAAAACTTAGATGCAAATCTTGAAGTAGAGTTGTATGTATTCCATTCATGACAATTCAACGAAGTATGGCTGCATATTTGCAGCAGGCTTGTTTTTTGAACTGTTTCCTTTTGCTGTTCATGTAAACAAGAGGGAATTCTCCCAAAATATCTAATAAATTCTTTGTATCTTTTTTTCCGAAAGGGACGTGATGGTGCAGATGTTATTTCCACTCTGCGAAATGGTTCGGCGGCTGTGAGTGCTGCCGCTTTGATGAAAGAAAGAGGGTATACCAACCGTCGCAGGTCACGACACCGTCTGACACCTGGAACTGTAAAATTTGCTGCTTTCCATGTATTATCACTTGAAGGGAGCAAAGGTCTCACAATACTGGAAGTTGCAGAAAAGATCCAGGTATATCCACTTAAAACAAATTTCTAAATTACACAGACCTGTTATTTCTAACGAAACTTATATTGGTTTATATCCTTTTTTTCTATTCAGAAATCTGGACTGAGAGACCTTACAACAAGCAAGACACCAGAGGCTTCTATATCTGCAGCATTGTCAAGAGACACTAAGCTTTTTGAAAGAACGGCACCTTCAACATATTGTGTTAAAACTCCTTACAGAAAGGACCCAGCTGACTCTGAGGCTGTGTTGTCAGCAGCACGTGAAAAAATCAGGGTGTTTCAGAATGCACTTTCGGAGTGTGAAGAAGTGGAGAAGGATGTGGACGAGGCTGAGAGGGATGAGGATTCCGAATGTGATGACGCTGACGATGATGCTGATGGTGATGACATGAATATTGATGACAAGGATGCCAAATCTCCCCTAGTTAGAGCTCAAGATGGTGCACCGGTTACAGTAGTTTGTGACGTAAAGAAAGAATCAAAAGAATCAAATAGTGTGGTTAACACATTAGCACCACAAATCCCGCAGACTAAATCCAGTGAAAGTGTCTCATTGCATACTTTTGACACTAAAGCAAGTACTTCAACTGATCCAGCGGTTGGAGATGATGCTAAATACACTGAGATAGATGAAAGTAACCAAGGAGAATCCTGGGTACAGGGGCTAGCTGAAGGTGACTACTGTGACCTTAGTGTGGATGAACGCCTCAATGCGTTGGTTGCGCTTATTGGTGTTGCCACTGAAGGAAATTCTATCCGTGCAATTCTGGAGGTAATGGTCCTATTGTATTTTTTTTTATCTTAATATTTTCCCATTGAACAGCATCTGAACAAGAGACTTTACAGGAACGTCTAGAAGCAGCAAGTGCTTTAAAAAAACAAATGTGGGCTGAGGCACAACTTGATAAAAGGCGTACAAGGGAGGACTTCACCAGTAAGACACAATATGATTCTTGTGTGGGTTTGAAGGTTGACACAGATCGAGAAAATAATGCTGCTGAGAGTACCCTTACGCCAGTGCATAACCCTATTAAAAACAATGATGGAAATGCCAGTGCGGCGAATAATGATTTGCTTGTTGATAAGCAGAATCAGCTTATTACAGGCGATATAGCTCATCAGCAGAATGGTGTAAGCCGAGAATCGAGTATTAATCCAGAAAGCTTGTCTGTTCAGCAATATGCTTCATCTGAGAAAACTCGATCTCAGTTGAAATCCTACATAGGTCACAAGGCAGAACAGCTTTATGTTTACAGATCGCTACCCCTTGGACAAGATCGGAGGCGCAACCGATATTGGCAGTTTTCTGCATCTTCGTCGTCCTATGACCCTGGTTCTGGAAGAATCTTTTTTGAATCTAGAGATGGATACTGGAGGGTCATTGACTCAGCTGAGGTAGTTTATCCTAAAAAATTCTTAGTTGAATTTCATCATTTAATATTTTCAATAGGAGCTTGAAAATAGAGTAATTCAACTGGTGATTATTGTTCTTTCAATGAGCTAATTGTTAATTGGTTTATCTTTTATGTAACCTGTGGAAAGTATCTCATAGGAGCTAACCTGAAAATAGGAGAATGAGAACTCCAATCTCAGGCACTAGATCAGCTTTGAATAATGAGGATTATGGTTTTTTCCCCATATCACTAGAAGGTCAGAGGTGATAGCATTGATGTTGGATTATTTGGGGGGCATGGTATTTGATAGCTGGCATGGGCCATCAATATTTTCAGTTGAAATGCGTAACACCGTAGTTGTCAACTTCTAATTATCCTATTTTAAGTTTGTTTCTTATTTGGTAGTGTTTTGGCTGGTCTATTAATTGTCTGACCTAGTGTCTGATTCCTTCTTGTGTGTCCTTCAAGATTACTGTGCATagtgttttagggtttgagcaGCAACTTTGTATTTCTCGTACATAAACTAGATAGTAACTAGTAAATTGATTAATGAACATTATATTTCGTCGTTATATAGCGGTTGGACATTAAGTTGTTAGCCTCTACTACATGGCATACAGATCAGGTTGTGCTGATATTGTGATATATTAACATGATTCCGGATTAAAAATGCAGGCATTTGAAGCTTTGGTAGCCTCCCTTAATACTCGTGGCATCCGGGAGTCACATCTGCACTCAATGTTGCAAAGTATTGAGCCAACCTTTAAGGAAGCTGTTGAGAGGAAAAGGTGTTCCACTTTAGAACAGCCAGCTGGGCGGATTTTGAAAAATGGAAGTAATGAGATAATAAGTCCAAATTGCGGCAATGAGTTTGGAAGTCCGTGCAGTACCCTTTCTGGTGTTGCTTCTGATAATCTTATGGCACACTCAGATACTTTCAAGATAGAGCTTGGGCGTAACGAAGCCGAGAAGATTGCTATCTTGAAAAGGGCTTATGTGTTTGTGAAATGGATGTGGAGGGAGTGCTACATTCACCAATCTACatatgccatgaaatatggaaagAAGCGGTACCCTGAGTTGATTCAATCTTGTGACTATTGCTACCAGATTTACTTAACTGAAGAAAGGCACTGTTCTTCTTGCCACAAGACGTTCAAACCcattcataatttcttggagcACTCATCACAATgtgaagaaaaacagagaacagaTCCTAATTGGAAGATGCATATTGTGGACCATTCTGTGCCCATAGGATTAAGATTGCTGAAACTGCTCTTAGCTACCATTGAGGTATAGTAGCATTTTTTTTATCATTGAAATCTACTTTGTTTGTTTCAAAAAATTGCTGTTTGTGTGATTCGTTGCATTGTGTATTACAGGCTTCAGTACCAGCAGAAGCTCTCCAACCATTTTGGACGGATGGGTATCGAAAATCTTGGGGTGCGAAGTTGTACTCTGCGTCGTCTGCTGAAGAAGTCTTGCAGGTTTCAtaaatccccccccccccaaccccacaCACAGACACACATTTATTGAAATACACCCAGTAGTTTTTTTTGTTTGCTATAGATATATTACCTTAAGCTTTGACTGTATTGACAGTAGCAACAATATCAGGATAGGTATAAGTCGCCTGAGTCTTTTGTACTGTTTGACCTCCAGCAAGTTGTGTACCACTTTAATTCTAGCACTTCCTTATTGGAGATGGTTGCTTATGAGCTGTTAACTTGAATTACTTTAATGTTAGAGGAGATTGGCATAGTTTAAAAAAAGTTTGTAATTTATCAGCAAACTTAATATCTATTTTATGTGCCTACCTAAATTCTGCCATGTCATATTTATGCAGATGCTTACTATGCTGGAAGGTGCAATAAAGCGAGATTACTTGTCATCTAACTTCGAAACAACAACTGAGTTGCTTAATTCGAACACACAAGATACTAATCAGAATTCTGTTGCACGTTCTGGATCTGCTACTGTACTTCCATGGGTTCCTGATACTACTGCTGCTGTTGCCTTAAGATTGTTAGATTTGGATTCTTCTATATCATACACATTTCATCCAAAAGCGGCATCAAATAAGGATCGAGAAGCTGGAGATTTCATGGTGAGCCTTATATGTTGTTATTATTTCATCTAAAAACTGTAGTGGTGTTTACTTCACATGTGGGTATTTTGATGCATTTGAGTTTCTATATCTGGATTAATGATATAAAGTGTTGGGTGTCTCTGTTGAGCTAGGTTGTGTAACTGTCCTTTTGTTCTGTGCAGAATCTTCCACCGAGGTATCCTGCTATTAGGAACAAACAAGAAATAGAACACTTCGGAGCTATTGGTTTTGACCAACAAGATGGAATGCTGCTAGCTAACAGCAATGGTCGTAGAGGTCGTGGACGTGGAAGTCGAGGAGGTAGCAGGGGAGGTAGATCCCGTAGTCGTGGTGGCAAGGTTCCTAGAGGTATTAGCAGCTCTTCCAGAATTCAGTTCAGGGATGACAACAATATTTCATATGAGAAAGGCCCTCTGAAGATTGCGAAGAATACCCGTGGGCGTGGCCGTGGGCGTGGCCGTGGCCGGGGGCGTGGCCGTGGCCGCGGACTTCGAACAGTTAGACCTCGCCAACCATCTGAGCTTGGCACTAGATCAATTCCAAAGGCAAACTTATTGGGAAGCTTTAGCATGTTAAGTAAGGCAAATCGTTCTGGAACGGTGCATTCTCCTGAGAGCTCAGGCGCAGAAGAATGGGCCTTGGAGAGAAGAGAGTatgttgaagatgatgacaACAATTCGGTATCTCAATCCGATGAATCAGAAGAAAATGAGAATGGTGAGCCCATGAATGAGGAATATGATGATGAGCAGGTCCCAGGTTATCGAAGGGACAATTCTGAGTCCAGCCCCCTACAGATGATGGATGATGGAAGCGAGGATAATGATGAGGATGCTGAAGGAGATGAAGAGGGTGATGATGGAGAGGACTATGAAGCGGAAGACCCTGTTggtgacgacgacgatgatgtcGATATGGGAGGGGATGGTGAAATTGGTGATgaggatgacgacgacgatgatggtGGAGATGGAGTGGCAAATGCAGATGTGGATGAAGGCGGTACTTCATATTCTTCAGAGTATAGCGAATGATGTCGAGTATTGAAAAAAATTGCCCGGGCAGTAAATGATGTAAATTGTAGGCTTGAAGCACCTCCGCTACCATCAACGCAACTGCTGAATTAGAAACTATTGAAGAGGCAGCCTGCCTGGTTTTGTTGTTGGGGCTTGTTGTTAGTCTATGACTTAGGAGGTCATTCTCTGTGTATACGACAGATCAAagttttttctaaaaaaagtgCTGCATTTAGCTGCTTCTGTTGTGGTATTCATTGTTGTTTTGAATGTGTTCCCAGCGATCGTATGTCAGAAAAATAAACTAAGAGAAAATTGATGGGCGGCCGCTGTGACCCAATGCGACTCCCGGATGTGAAGCCCAATAGATGCCCATTTTGGCGGCTTTTCCAAACCTCCTAGAACGTCATCTTGACAGGCCCACCGAACCTGCGCGCGCACGTGTCCGTCTGAAGTGAGAGCTCCGCGCGGACCGAGATAACGCGCGCACCCTCGTGCACCTTCCAGAAGCTTCCACACCCGTCTCCAGTCTCCtcttccctccccctctctccaGACGCTTCTCTCTTCCCCTTTTCTCTCCCTCTTCTCCTGCCCTCTCCGTCCCCGTACCACCAAACCTGTCTTAGCAGCACCCAGTAACAGCAACACGACGAGAACGCGTAAACGAGGGAGAGCCTCCCGCGATTACGAAGAGCACAGGCACGCCGAAGCAGCGAAGCGCCGAGGAAGGAAGGGAGCAACAGCCATGGGGCTCGACTACTACAAGATCCTGGGCGTCGACAAGGGCGCCACCGACGACGACCTCAAGAAGGCCTACCGCAAGCTCGCCATGAAGTGGCACCCCGACAAGAACCCCAACAACAAGAAGGAGGCCGAGAACAAGTTCAAGCAGATCTCGGAAGCATACGAGGTAAGCGTCCTGAGGAGATCCATGACGGATTCGTAATTTCGTGTCGCGAGCCTGTCCAGTCGAGTCCGGTAATGTAGTGACGCGCCCTTGATGCTCCGTGCTGCGACAGGtcctgagcgaccctcagaagCGCGCGGTGTACGACCAGTACGGCGAGGAGGGGCTGAAGGGGCAGGTGCCGCCGCCTGGCGCCGGCGGGGCGGGCCCCGGGGGTGCCACCTTCTTCTCCACGGGCGGCGACGGGCCGACGATGTTCCGGTTCAACCCGCGCAACGCTGAGGACATCTTCGCGGAGTTCTTCGGCGGGTCCAGCCCCTTCGGCGgcatgggcggcggcggcggaatgggGGGAGGAATGCCCGGCATGCGGACCGGTGGGACGAGGTTCTCCTCGTCCATCTTTGGGGACGATATATTCGGCTCGGCGTTCGGCGGCGGCCCCGACGGGCACGGCATGCACACCGGCGGGCGGGCGGTGAAGGCGCCCGCGATCGAGCGAAAGCTACCGTGCAGCCTCGAGGAGCTGTACAAGGGCACCACCAAGAAGATGAAGATTTCCAGGGAAATCGCTGATGCCAGTGGGTAAGTGAAACTGTCCCAATTTAATCAGGATAAAATCATCGGTGGTTAGATTTATCTGCTGGTCCATTTCTGCTCTAGATTTCGAATTGAGCTTGCACGAATGTGCGGTAGACGTAGACTCCTTGAAACTGTTTAATTTAGTGAATAATTGCCATTTATATCAGTTTGCCATTGATAAGGGCTTCTTAAGCTAAACTGAGCTACATCTAACCATAGTAGTAGTGCATTAGTCACATGGGAAGCTCGTTGGTCGTCTATCACCTTTCTGTTTGTGGGAATCAAAAACTTTTGGGATCAGCTTTTTGCTTCTAGAAATAAATAACTTAGTTTTCAATCACCATCTTGGAGGTGGATTAACGTCCAACTACTTATTGTTTGAGCTTTTAGTATTGGTTGTTCGGTCGGAATGGTTGAATTGATTGCATTTTGTGTCAATCTGCTTGGTCTATCAGTCCATGAGCTCCACAAAACAAGAAAGCTGAGCTCCATTTACTGTTTGTACTGAACACCGCTGCTGATCGTCGTGCGCAGGAAGACGATCCCGGTCGAGGAGATCCTGACGATCGACGTGAAGCCCGGGTGGAAGAAGGGCACCAAGATCACGTTCCCGGAGAAGGGCAACGAGACGCCCAACACGATCCCGGCCGACCTCGTCTTCATCATCGACGAGAAGCCGCACCCGGTGTTCACCCGCGACGGCAACGACCTGGTGGTGACGCAGAAGATCCCGCTGGCCGAGGCCCTAACGGGGTACACCGCGCACCTGACGACGCTGGACGGGCGCAGCCTGACGGTGCCCATCACCTCCGTGATCCACCCGGGGTACGAGGAGGTGGTGCGCGGCGAGGGCATGCCGATCCCCAAGGACCCGTCGAGGAAGGGCAACCTCCGGATCAAGTTCGACATCAAGTTCCCGTCGAGGCTCACGGCCGACCAGAAGTCCGGCGTCAAGAGGCTGCTCGGGCAGTAGAGAGCGAGCGAGCGGTTGCGCAGAGGCGGTGCTCTGTTCTGTGTCAAGACTTATTCGTTTTGGTTGGACTGGAGACGGTGCGCAGCGCAGGGACGGGTTGAGGGTGCATAGGATTCCTTGTACAATCTTCCAGATTGGTGTTTGTTGACTGGTCCATGTCGTGGCGACTTGCAATGGTGGGACGGAATAATCGTTGAGCACATAGATTATATGTACCTGCTGCAAGAGTTGGTTGGAATGGTAATAGTAGTATGTTAAGCGGTATGGGAATTTGAAGT from Panicum hallii strain FIL2 chromosome 3, PHallii_v3.1, whole genome shotgun sequence encodes:
- the LOC112887070 gene encoding homeobox-DDT domain protein RLT2, which codes for MESSGDGGDEGAGAPSAAGMGSPGPASAPAAVAGGSSGAGASGSGGKPPVKRVMKTPYQLEVLERTYTEDSYPNETKRAELSVQLGLTDRQLQMWFCHRRLKDRKPPAKRQQRDEEVTMPVIAPPPVLPPPLPPSEIMVGTVGAYGEQMLPYSRRGPGRSSAVPRISVPEIGSRYYEPPPVILPHMAAVHLTQAEHRVIDSVEASIGEPLREDGPVLGIEFDPLPPGAFGAPIVPEQPKQPYRSYESKMFSGHDAKPLKASAFLPTIDPLLPNTVTGKRKSLVGSSSHLGSQAVHEYQFLPEQPSDIYERASQSRYYDAPTEVSNSRIASLSTGSRFLHGAEQAPSYSFHGQLSASSHLAQHGRSPILSGSADHEGALSNINVGPTPIHGQFGIPQVAGFENSHASSERMGYHDEDTYRVDRKRKHNEEAKIAREVEAHEKRIRKELEKQDLLNRKREEQMRRETERHDRERRKEEERMMRERQREEERFQKEQRREHKRMEKFMQKQSIRAEKLRQKEELRREKEAARQKAANERATARRIAREYMELMEDERLELLELACRSKGLPSMLSLDSDTLQQLDSFRGMLGQFPPETVRLKVPFSIKPWAASEDNIGNLLMVWRFFITFADVLGLPSFTLDEFLQALHDYDSRFLGELHVALLKSIIKDIEDVARTPSVALGVNQSSSANPGGGHPQIVEGAYAWGFNILNWQHHLNVLTWPEILRQFGLCAGFGPQLKKRNAETVYYRDDNEGRDGADVISTLRNGSAAVSAAALMKERGYTNRRRSRHRLTPGTVKFAAFHVLSLEGSKGLTILEVAEKIQKSGLRDLTTSKTPEASISAALSRDTKLFERTAPSTYCVKTPYRKDPADSEAVLSAAREKIRVFQNALSECEEVEKDVDEAERDEDSECDDADDDADGDDMNIDDKDAKSPLVRAQDGAPVTVVCDVKKESKESNSVVNTLAPQIPQTKSSESVSLHTFDTKASTSTDPAVGDDAKYTEIDESNQGESWVQGLAEGDYCDLSVDERLNALVALIGVATEGNSIRAILEERLEAASALKKQMWAEAQLDKRRTREDFTSKTQYDSCVGLKVDTDRENNAAESTLTPVHNPIKNNDGNASAANNDLLVDKQNQLITGDIAHQQNGVSRESSINPESLSVQQYASSEKTRSQLKSYIGHKAEQLYVYRSLPLGQDRRRNRYWQFSASSSSYDPGSGRIFFESRDGYWRVIDSAEAFEALVASLNTRGIRESHLHSMLQSIEPTFKEAVERKRCSTLEQPAGRILKNGSNEIISPNCGNEFGSPCSTLSGVASDNLMAHSDTFKIELGRNEAEKIAILKRAYVFVKWMWRECYIHQSTYAMKYGKKRYPELIQSCDYCYQIYLTEERHCSSCHKTFKPIHNFLEHSSQCEEKQRTDPNWKMHIVDHSVPIGLRLLKLLLATIEASVPAEALQPFWTDGYRKSWGAKLYSASSAEEVLQMLTMLEGAIKRDYLSSNFETTTELLNSNTQDTNQNSVARSGSATVLPWVPDTTAAVALRLLDLDSSISYTFHPKAASNKDREAGDFMNLPPRYPAIRNKQEIEHFGAIGFDQQDGMLLANSNGRRGRGRGSRGGSRGGRSRSRGGKVPRGISSSSRIQFRDDNNISYEKGPLKIAKNTRGRGRGRGRGRGRGRGRGLRTVRPRQPSELGTRSIPKANLLGSFSMLSKANRSGTVHSPESSGAEEWALERREYVEDDDNNSVSQSDESEENENGEPMNEEYDDEQVPGYRRDNSESSPLQMMDDGSEDNDEDAEGDEEGDDGEDYEAEDPVGDDDDDVDMGGDGEIGDEDDDDDDGGDGVANADVDEGGTSYSSEYSE
- the LOC112887072 gene encoding dnaJ homolog subfamily B member 4-like, giving the protein MGLDYYKILGVDKGATDDDLKKAYRKLAMKWHPDKNPNNKKEAENKFKQISEAYEVLSDPQKRAVYDQYGEEGLKGQVPPPGAGGAGPGGATFFSTGGDGPTMFRFNPRNAEDIFAEFFGGSSPFGGMGGGGGMGGGMPGMRTGGTRFSSSIFGDDIFGSAFGGGPDGHGMHTGGRAVKAPAIERKLPCSLEELYKGTTKKMKISREIADASGKTIPVEEILTIDVKPGWKKGTKITFPEKGNETPNTIPADLVFIIDEKPHPVFTRDGNDLVVTQKIPLAEALTGYTAHLTTLDGRSLTVPITSVIHPGYEEVVRGEGMPIPKDPSRKGNLRIKFDIKFPSRLTADQKSGVKRLLGQ